In Haloplanus rubicundus, one DNA window encodes the following:
- a CDS encoding NUDIX hydrolase translates to MDTDDELRWETTDSAVDYTCPGFDVRRDEVTLPDGTETDYHYVDEPHAVVVLPFTPDGDVVVIEEWRQAVGRVNRGLPAGSVEADDADFAAAARRELREETGYEADTVSHLFSAEPTNGIANSVHHHFVAQGCTPTAETDLDFNESIRVETVDYDAILAAALDSAEPRSASNRTQSDDGGLRDGRAMLALTQYELRHGVDPEP, encoded by the coding sequence ATGGACACGGACGACGAACTGCGCTGGGAGACGACCGACTCGGCCGTCGACTACACCTGTCCCGGCTTCGACGTGCGCCGCGACGAGGTGACCCTGCCCGACGGCACCGAAACCGACTATCACTACGTCGACGAACCGCACGCCGTCGTCGTCCTCCCGTTTACCCCCGACGGCGATGTGGTCGTCATCGAGGAGTGGCGTCAGGCGGTCGGGCGGGTGAATCGCGGGCTGCCCGCCGGCTCCGTCGAAGCCGACGACGCCGATTTCGCCGCCGCCGCGCGGCGCGAACTCCGTGAGGAGACGGGCTACGAAGCCGACACCGTCTCCCACCTGTTCTCGGCCGAACCGACGAACGGCATCGCCAACTCCGTCCACCACCACTTCGTCGCGCAGGGGTGTACCCCCACCGCCGAAACCGACCTCGATTTCAACGAGAGCATCCGCGTCGAGACGGTCGACTACGACGCGATTCTCGCGGCCGCACTGGACAGCGCGGAGCCACGCTCCGCGAGCAATCGGACGCAGTCCGATGACGGTGGCCTGCGGGACGGGCGGGCGATGCTCGCGCTAACACAGTACGAACTCCGCCACGGTGTCGATCCGGAGCCGTAG
- a CDS encoding aldehyde ferredoxin oxidoreductase family protein encodes MTDLGGFNDHVARVDLSSGDVAYESVDDEDAKKYIGGRGLGVKYVFDAGPEVDPLGPDNRLVFMNGPLTGSQAVMSGRIAICTKSPLTGTVTDSHHGGWSGARLKWSGFDGLVFDGQSEDPVYAVVEDGEVELRDASHLWGKGVHETRETLEEEVEGSYGKNLSCMAIGQAGENEARYACIVNEDDRSSGRGGTGCVMGNKGLKAVVVKSGTKMPKPADSDTFGEGARQAMQVIQESDVTAPNEGALSMYGTNVLMNITEEMDGHPTKNGQYTSSFAMNEVEGTDVEAEKISGENVRENILVDEPTCHSCPVACKKEVEVNYKHKGQDMNVRMESYEYESAWALGTNSGNDDRDAIAIMIDRCNDVGLDTIDMGNMLAMAMEMTDKGYLDGLDDDVDWGDEEHMIDLIEETGHRSSDLGDLLAMGAERAAEEMDAHDCRLDVKGQTIAAYDPRCMKGMGIGYATSNRGACHLRGYTPAAEILGIPEKVDPYEWEGKGELCATFQDLHAISDSFDICKFNAFAEGIEEYIKQYNGMTGRDLSENELMTAGERVYNLERYFNNLAGFDGADDSLPGRFVEGDEEAIPGQRGSEGELCELAEMKEEYYSHRGWVDGVVTDETLEDLDITAGPGTGVSGSGGQAPADD; translated from the coding sequence ATGACAGACTTAGGCGGATTCAACGATCACGTAGCGCGCGTGGACCTCAGTTCCGGCGACGTTGCATACGAGAGCGTCGACGACGAGGACGCGAAGAAATACATCGGCGGACGCGGCCTCGGCGTGAAGTACGTCTTCGACGCCGGGCCGGAAGTCGACCCGCTGGGTCCCGACAACCGACTCGTGTTCATGAACGGCCCACTCACCGGGTCGCAGGCCGTGATGAGCGGCCGGATCGCGATCTGTACGAAGTCCCCGCTCACGGGGACCGTCACCGACTCCCACCACGGCGGCTGGTCGGGCGCCCGGCTCAAGTGGTCCGGCTTCGACGGACTGGTGTTCGACGGGCAGTCCGAGGACCCGGTCTACGCCGTCGTCGAGGACGGCGAGGTCGAACTCCGTGACGCCTCCCATCTGTGGGGCAAGGGCGTCCACGAGACGCGCGAGACCCTCGAAGAGGAGGTCGAAGGCTCCTACGGGAAGAACCTCTCCTGTATGGCCATCGGACAGGCCGGCGAGAACGAAGCCCGCTACGCCTGCATCGTGAACGAGGACGACCGCTCCTCGGGCCGCGGTGGCACCGGCTGTGTGATGGGCAACAAGGGCCTCAAGGCCGTCGTCGTCAAATCCGGCACGAAGATGCCGAAACCCGCCGACTCCGACACGTTCGGCGAGGGCGCCCGGCAGGCCATGCAGGTCATCCAGGAGTCCGACGTCACCGCGCCCAACGAGGGCGCGCTCTCGATGTACGGCACGAACGTGCTCATGAACATCACGGAGGAGATGGACGGCCACCCGACGAAGAACGGCCAGTACACGTCCTCCTTCGCGATGAACGAGGTCGAAGGCACGGACGTCGAGGCCGAGAAGATCAGCGGCGAGAACGTTCGCGAGAACATCCTCGTCGACGAGCCGACCTGTCACTCCTGCCCCGTCGCCTGTAAGAAGGAAGTCGAGGTCAACTACAAGCACAAGGGCCAGGACATGAACGTCCGGATGGAGTCCTACGAGTACGAGAGCGCGTGGGCCCTCGGCACCAACTCGGGCAACGACGACCGCGACGCCATCGCGATCATGATCGATCGCTGTAACGACGTGGGTCTCGACACCATCGACATGGGGAACATGCTGGCCATGGCGATGGAGATGACCGACAAGGGCTACCTCGACGGCCTCGACGACGACGTCGACTGGGGCGACGAGGAGCACATGATCGACCTCATCGAGGAGACCGGACACCGCTCCAGCGACCTGGGCGACCTGCTCGCCATGGGCGCGGAGCGTGCCGCCGAGGAGATGGACGCCCACGACTGCCGGCTGGACGTCAAGGGCCAGACCATCGCCGCCTACGACCCGCGCTGCATGAAGGGTATGGGCATCGGCTACGCCACCTCGAACCGTGGCGCCTGCCACCTGCGCGGCTACACGCCGGCCGCCGAGATTCTCGGCATCCCGGAGAAGGTCGATCCCTACGAGTGGGAGGGCAAGGGCGAACTCTGTGCCACCTTCCAGGACCTCCACGCCATCTCGGACTCGTTCGACATCTGCAAGTTCAACGCGTTCGCGGAGGGCATCGAGGAGTACATCAAGCAGTACAACGGCATGACCGGCCGCGACCTCTCGGAGAACGAGCTCATGACGGCCGGTGAGCGCGTGTACAACCTCGAACGCTACTTCAACAACCTCGCCGGCTTCGACGGCGCCGACGACTCGCTCCCGGGTCGCTTCGTCGAGGGCGACGAGGAAGCCATCCCGGGCCAGCGCGGCTCCGAGGGTGAGCTCTGCGAACTCGCCGAGATGAAAGAGGAGTACTACAGCCACCGTGGCTGGGTCGACGGCGTCGTCACCGACGAGACGCTCGAAGACCTCGACATCACCGCGGGTCCGGGCACGGGCGTCTCCGGCTCCGGCGGTCAGGCTCCGGCCGACGACTAA
- a CDS encoding archaeosine biosynthesis radical SAM protein RaSEA, with amino-acid sequence MSEPSPEVYERGKGMDAHNQVMREIRSRKEKRYDPHEPTRVWIDEDRTPDGVYQSLTIILNTGGCRWARAGGCTMCGYVAESVEGGSVPHDALMDQIDACLAHERENADEPSGLIKIYTSGSFLDEREVGAETRAAIADAFADRERIVVESLPDFVDRGKLADFTDRGLATDVAIGLETATDRVRHDCVNKYFDFADFVAATEEADAAGAGVKAYLLMKPPFLTEAEAVEDMVSSIRRCAEYCHTVSMNPCNVQRYTMVDDLHFEGGYRPPWLWSVADVLERTADADAIVVSDPVGGGSDRGPHNCGECDEQVERAIKDFSLRGDPSVFEQVSCDCEATWETVVAEEAGYAMPLAR; translated from the coding sequence ATGAGCGAGCCGAGCCCCGAGGTGTACGAACGGGGGAAGGGCATGGACGCCCACAATCAGGTGATGCGGGAGATTCGATCCCGCAAGGAGAAGCGGTACGACCCGCACGAACCGACACGGGTGTGGATAGACGAGGATCGGACGCCTGACGGCGTCTACCAGTCGTTGACGATCATCCTCAACACCGGTGGCTGTCGCTGGGCGCGGGCCGGTGGCTGTACCATGTGTGGGTACGTGGCCGAATCCGTCGAGGGCGGGTCGGTCCCGCACGACGCCCTGATGGATCAGATCGACGCCTGTCTCGCCCACGAACGCGAGAACGCCGACGAGCCGTCGGGCCTGATCAAGATCTACACCTCCGGCTCCTTCCTCGACGAACGCGAAGTCGGCGCGGAGACCCGCGCCGCCATCGCCGACGCCTTCGCCGACCGCGAGCGCATCGTCGTCGAATCCCTCCCCGACTTCGTCGACCGCGGGAAACTCGCGGACTTCACCGACCGCGGTCTCGCGACCGACGTGGCCATCGGCCTGGAGACGGCGACGGACCGTGTCCGTCACGACTGCGTGAACAAGTACTTCGACTTCGCGGACTTCGTCGCCGCGACCGAGGAGGCCGACGCCGCCGGCGCGGGCGTGAAGGCCTACCTCCTGATGAAGCCCCCCTTCCTCACGGAGGCCGAGGCGGTCGAGGACATGGTGTCTTCGATTCGCAGGTGTGCGGAGTACTGTCACACCGTCTCGATGAACCCCTGTAACGTCCAGCGGTACACGATGGTCGACGACCTCCACTTCGAGGGCGGCTATCGCCCGCCGTGGCTCTGGTCGGTCGCCGACGTCCTCGAACGTACCGCCGACGCCGACGCCATCGTCGTCTCCGACCCCGTGGGCGGCGGGAGCGACCGCGGTCCCCACAACTGCGGCGAGTGCGACGAGCAGGTGGAGCGGGCGATCAAGGATTTCAGCCTCCGCGGCGACCCGTCGGTGTTCGAGCAGGTGTCGTGTGACTGCGAGGCGACGTGGGAGACGGTGGTCGCCGAGGAAGCGGGGTATGCGATGCCGCTGGCGCGATAG